Proteins from a genomic interval of Zingiber officinale cultivar Zhangliang chromosome 1B, Zo_v1.1, whole genome shotgun sequence:
- the LOC121978376 gene encoding non-specific phospholipase C2-like → MRELHRPSSSPAALLFIVLLLAGGGGGAASGPIKTVVVLVMENRSFDHMLGWMKRNNPEINGVTGQEWNPISTTDPYSRRVYFQDGSQYVDPDPGHSFQAIREQVFGSDNSSADVAPMNGFVQQATSMSENMTESVMNGFPPQMVAVYEALVQEFAVCDRWFASMPASTQPNRLYVHSATSHGLIGNDNGALIPGVPQRTMFENIDEAGLSFGIYYQNIPAVLYYRNLRKIKYISKFHSYGKSFKDRALEGKLENYVVIEQRFMDSKDKPATDDHPSHDVYQGQMFIKEVYETLRASPQWNETLLVITYDEHGGFFDHVPTPVRGVPSPDDIVSREPFFFKFDRLGVRVPAIMVSPWIEKGTVIHGPNGPTPTSEYEHSSIPATVKKLFDLPSFLTKRDAWAGTFEGIVQTRTTPRSDCPVQLPTPLKIRPTEANEEAKLTEFQQELVQLASALNGDHILIDFQDKIVNNMTVREAIDYVDAAVERFLEAGRSAKKMGVDEEQIVKLRPSLTSRFP, encoded by the exons ATGAGGGAGCTCCACCGACCCTCCTCTTCCCCTGCGGCCCTGCTGTTTATCGTTCTCCTTCTCGCCGGAGGCGGAGGAGGCGCCGCCTCCGGGCCGATAAAGACGGTGGTCGTGCTGGTAATGGAGAACCGCTCCTTCGACCACATGCTGGGGTGGATGAAGCGGAACAATCCGGAGATCAACGGCGTGACGGGGCAGGAGTGGAACCCGATCTCGACGACTGACCCTTATTCGCGGCGAGTCTACTTCCAAGACGGCTCCCAATACGTGGATCCGGACCCGGGGCACTCATTCCAGGCCATACGCGAGCAGGTCTTCGGCTCGGACAACTCGTCTGCCGACGTGGCGCCGATGAACGGGTTCGTGCAGCAGGCGACATCCATGTCGGAGAATATGACGGAGAGCGTGATGAATGGGTTCCCTCCGCAGATGGTGGCGGTGTACGAAGCGCTGGTCCAGGAATTCGCAGTGTGTGATCGATGGTTCGCGTCGATGCCGGCGTCGACGCAGCCCAATCGGCTTTACGTCCACTCCGCTACCTCCCACGGCCTCATCGGCAACGACAATGG AGCTCTGATACCTGGGGTTCCACAGAGAACAATGTTCGAGAACATTGATGAAGCAGGACTTTCTTTTGGAATATACTACCAGAATATACCAGCTGTTCTGTACTATCGCAACCTTAGGAAGATCAAATACATTTCCAAATTTCATTCCTATGGGAAGTCGTTCAAGGATCGTGCACTTGAGGGCAAGCTCGAGAACTATGTTGTCATCGAGCAGCGTTTCATGGACTCAAAAGACAAGCCGGCCACCGATGATCATCCTTCCCATGACGTGTACCAAGGACAGATGTTTATCAAGGAGGTCTATGAAACCCTTCGCGCCAGTCCCCAGTGGAATGAGACCCTCTTGGTCATCACTTACGATGAGCATGGTGGCTTCTTTGATCATGTTCCAACACCAGTGAGGGGTGTCCCTAGTCCTGATGACATAGTTAGCCGTGAGCCTTTCTTCTTTAAATTCGATCGTTTGGGAGTTAGGGTACCTGCCATTATGGTCTCTCCATGGATCGAGAAGGGCACTG TTATTCATGGTCCCAATGGACCAACTCCAACTTCAGAATATGAACACTCATCCATACCAGCAACTGTGAAGAAACTTTTTGATCTCCCTTCATTCCTGACAAAAAGAGATGCATGGGCTGGAACTTTCGAGGGCATTGTGCAAACTAGGACAACACCACGATCTGATTGCCCAG TTCAACTCCCAACTCCCTTAAAGATTAGACCCACTGAAGCTAACGAGGAGGCCAAGCTGACTGAGTTCCAGCAAGAGCTCGTCCAACTCGCATCAGCGCTAAATGGGGATCACATCCTGATCGACTTCCAAGACAAAATCGTGAACAATATGACGGTCAGGGAAGCCATAGACTACGTGGATGCTGCAGTCGAGCGCTTCTTGGAAGCAGGAAGATCTGCAAAGAAGATGGGCGTCGATGAGGAGCAAATTGTGAAACTGAGACCATCACTGACGTCGAGGTTTCCATAA